CAATCGGGCATAGACTTTTCGGAAAGCCTGCTGAACCGCATCGACCCCGATATCCCCAACCAGATCCGACAAGGATACGACGATCTCGTGATTCGTGCTCAGTGGAGCAAACCGTGTCCAGTCATTGCGGCGATTGCGGTAAAGCGCCACGACCGGGAGGTCGTGACACGCAGCCATATGCACCAAAGAAGTGTCGGGCGACACCAGCAGCTTCAGCTCCTGCATAACAAGATCGACCTCACCGAGCGTCGCGGTAGGCGGCAACGGCAGAACGTTGTCCAGTTCCCGCTCAAGAAACAGCTTATCTTCGTGATCCTTCGCGGAAGCGAACACGACAAAACGCTCTTCGGGATAATTCCGGACAAACTCGGCCCAGTTCTCTTTCGGCCAGTATTTCAGTCGGCTTGCTGAGCTCAGGTTGAGCCCGATGTAACCCTTCCCGGCTATCGAACGCGCAAAATCGCTAAGTGACTGGCTCACGGGAAGTGGCGGCACATATGGCCTGATCGACTCCCTGCCAGGCACAGTGACGCCAAGAATATCGAAAAGCCCGGAGTGCCGCTCCGTCACATGGTCATAATAGTCTTTGTCGATCAGGCGGTCGTAAAGCCGTTCGTGATAGTCATGCCGGTGAGCCACCTTCAGGCGGGCGCGCAGAAAGAGGCTCTGCAGCAGAAAGCTGATCGACATGGAATCTTTCGGATTGAACAACACGTCAAAACGGTGATTCATCACGTACCGAATCCAGGTGAAGAAACCGCTCTTGACATTGAAAATGGAAGCGACATTCGGATCGGACTCGAAAAAAACGGCTGAAACTTTTCTGAAGGCGATCAGATGAATTGTGGCTTCGGGAAGCGCTGCACGGATTTCAGCAAACAGCTTCGTAAGAAGAATGCAATCGCCATAGCGTTCGGGCAGCAGAATAGCAATGGAACGAACGTCGCCATCAAACCGGCCAACCTTGCGTCTTGAAACCGCCTGCAACAGCCGTGCAAAACCTTGCCGGAGCTTTAATTTATTTTCTCGTTTCATGAATCTAAAATACGTTTTATACACCACATTACGACCAATAACTTCACCTGATTCACTTCAAACCTGAGTCCATCATGCAGCAACGAGGCATGATTTCGTGAATCGAGACGGTCACACACAATACGCCTACCACAAGGTCGGCAACTATGAATAAAGGCAAAAATAGGCGTACATTGATTCCTCAATAGCGCAGTCGATAATGAAAAATCCAGAAAAATCAGCGCGGAGATGAAGCCCAAAAAAAAGAAAAAACGGCAGTTCCGACAGGCATTCGCTCGCTTTCTTCAACGCATCGTCACCAAAAAAAAGCGGCACGGAAACGTTCTCTGGCCCGCTGAACTCCATCGCAATCCTCGCCCAGGAGAAACTCGGCGACTGCGTGCTGCTCACCCCGCTCATCCGGAACCTGCGCAAACGGCATCCCGATCTCGAGATCCACATCATCGCTTTCAGCCAGGCATCTGCGGCCTTCTTCAAGAATGATCCAGCAGTCACCGCAATACATCTGGCAAAAAAAAATCCGTTGCAGCACCTGAAAGGGGTTCGCTCTGCACGCTTTGACCTGCTGTTCAACACCAAGGATCACCCGTCGACCCACTTCCTGCTTCAGAGCGTGCTTATCCCTGCCCGGTTCAAGGTCGGCCACGCAAACCCTTTTCATAAAGGGCTGTACGACCGCCTTATCGATATGGATTTTCACAGCCACATGGCGCTCAAAAACTGCTCGTTGCTGACGGTGCTAGGCATCGATGCCAGCACCGAAGATTGCCGCCCATCGTTGCCCGCAATGCCGGTGTCAAACGAGATACTGCAACTGTTGCGTCAGCTGGATGGCCTACGTCCGATCGGCGTCAACATTAGCGCGGGACAGCCCAACCGCTACTGGACTGAGGAGAAGTGGAAAACACTGATCGGAAGTTTTCCAGATGAGCGCTTCGTGGTACTCTCCGCCCCTGACGACACGGATGCAAAACAGCGCCTCGAAAAAAGCTGCCCCAACGCAATCACTACGCCCCCCACCCGCAACCTGTATGAAGCGAGCTGCATCGTAGCTGCACTCCGGTTGCTGGTCACCCCCGACACTTCGATGGTGCATGTAGCTTCTGGCGCTGGCATCCCGATCGTCGGCCTGTACCGGGAAGCCCCCCAGGACATCTCGCGCTTCGGACCTTATGCGGTACCATACAAGCTGATCATCTCGGACACAGGACAGGTCAGCGACATCGAGCCCGATACGGTTGCCACAGCGATGCACATGTTGCTTTAGGACTAAATCCTTGAGCTGATCGCTTTTGGAAAAGAGGACATAAAGCACATATATTGAGGATAAGTATTTTCACACCACACCTATACAGGGTATAGGTTACAGCGTTGAGTTGTCATGACTATCCGGTTACTGACCGCCAGATCATCAAGACTGATAAACGGTCATGAAAAACAGCAAATCCGCACAGAACGCCACCCAGTAGCTCACTCATCGTTTATACCTGAATTGTGCAACAAAGCACAAGACCGGAAGCCAGAAAATGATGTGGTATATGGAATTTTTCCTTGCCATGAAAAGTAATGAACGATGTATTACAACACCTTTTTCATTAAAGAATTTTTCCGTTCAGCAAACTGGCTCATCTTTTCAGCAAGGGAAAACGCCACAAAACACAAAAAAGAAAAAAAGCGTTTTTTATTAAAAACCGGTTATCATCTTGACCTCGACAACCCACAAAGTCTCAACCAGAAAATTGTCTGGAAAAAGCTCCATGACAGAAACCCCTTATTAACCATTACTGCCGACAAGTATAAAGTCAGAAAATACGTTCGTTTAGTATTAGGAGATGAGGTCGCCAACGAAATACTTGTCCCCCTATTGTATGTTGGCAAAAATCCCCAAACAATCCCTTTCGAAAAACTGCCTGATACATATATCATCAAAACAAATCATGCATCAAAAACAAACATTTTTGTCGAACCGAAAAATCCAGCAAAAAAAGAACAGATAATAAAGCGAATCAACCAATGGATGGCAAAACCATATGGACTTTTTGCCTATGAATGGGCTTATCAGAATATCCCAAGGCTATTCATCATAGAAAAATTTCTTCAGGATGGCAATGGCGCTTCGCTGAAAGACTATAAATTCATGATGATTAATGGCAAATGCGAGCTAATTCAAGTTTATAGCGGCCGGGAAAACGAACTCATATGCAGCTTCTATAACGCAAAATGGCAATATCAAAAAATACAATGGAAAAACAAATATGGCCCAATCATTGAAAAGCCAGCAGTGCTTGAAAAAATGATTACCATTGCAGAAAAACTGTCATCACCATTTGATTTCGTAAGAGTTGACCTTTACGAAATCAGCAACAGAATATATTTTGGAGAATTAACCCACTATCCAGCATCAGGCAGACTAGAAATATCACCGAAAAATATCGACTTTCTACTTGGCTCAAAATGGTCGCAGAAAAAGAATTACTGGAAAGACAGAAAAAACCCATCGATTTCAATATACAACACACTAAAAAAGAACGCGCCCAGCAAATCAGAGTTACCACTGCACCATGCAGACAAAAAAACCGCTATAGTGAATCAATAAAAAGTGATTCGACAACAAACTGATCACATTCTTTTTTCCTTGTAAAGAGCCATAGTATTGAGATCCACAACTCTTACGCCATCAACACCATCACAAAAATGCCCTTCCGTATCACAACAGTTAACATCATCAGAAAAAACTGTTGCATAAAAGCCGTCGTCATAAAATGAAAAAATGGATTATTCATCAAAAAATTTCGAACGGCAAAAGAGTCATCAAGCACTCTAAGGCCAAAAGCATATCGATCTATCCCCTTTATTGCCCCGCCCCACTTTCTCTTATACTGGAAAACCCCATCAGATAAAAACCCTCTTGACAAACCAAGATATACGGAATCAAATCCCTTAGAAAACAAGTATTCAAATGCGAAATAATACGTTGCCGCTATAGCGCCTTTATTCCACAATGATAAATCACCGTTTTTCAGGCCATTTCTCCAGATATATGGCCGTTCATCATCGTAACGAATAAGCATGCCGGCAACATCACCTTCACCATCACTCACAACAAGCAACTCACAACAACAGGCGTTCCAGGCTTCTCGTTCTTTTTCAACATCTTTCTCAGGATATCGTTTTTTTACAGTTGGCACCCAATAATTCACGAAAAAATCATCTATGCAATCCAAAGAGTTTGCAACTCGATACTGAAGACCGTTTTTCTTTATTAGTCGTATATCGCTTTTTGCAGAATTACTTTTCACGTGCAAAGGGAGTGAAACAGTGGTTCCTACCCAAAGCGGAAGAGAGTACTCTGACTCTTTCAAGCGAACAGAAGATGATCGCTTATACTGAAAAAGCAGAAGATCGCACTTATAATAATTTCTGCGAGCCAGAAATAAAAACAAGCTCAGCGGCATTTTTCCACGAGCAACAACAGTAAAATCACTGTCGTATATCATTTTTGTTATATAGGCAAAATCAGAAGTACTACCAGAAAACAGCAGCTTCAGGGGCTTATTCGAGCTTTTTTCTTCACCAAAGATAACTCGCCACTCAACGACTTTCACCACCATCAAACCCTGAAATTCTTCTTAAAAAAATGTCTTACTCTTCCCGAATACGGTATCCTAAACCCCATACTTTCCTCCATCACCTGCCTGCAAGGCAAACACTTTCCGCACGGCTTACCATTACGTGGATTATGACAAAACCAGGTATTCAGCATTAAATCATAAAAGCCCTGATCTTTAGCTAACTGCAATAATCTAAACTTAGGTTTGTTTATAATCGGAAAACTAAAATTCCTAAAAAAAGCAAACAGATCATCGTCTAAAGTATCACCTATAATAAAACTATCTCCCTGAGAAACCAGTTCTTTTTCCAACTGTGCGTATACCGGCCTCCTTGGGTAAGAAGAAGCCCCCTCTACACCTATTTCAATTTCACACAAATCTTTCCATGAGGCATATCGTGCCAGCCACTCATATTGCCTCCCCAGTCTACCATATTTTTTTACAATATTTTCATACTGCTCCGTAATAGCTTTACTCTGAGGAATATCATCTTTTATAACCACCTGAACTGGTTTTAACAATTGCTCATAAGCCACACCTCTATCAATAATTCCTTTTCGAATAACCATCATAGCTTTTACTTCCTCAACAACTGACCTTCGGCTCGGATCTATTATATAAATAGGATTAACACTCGTCTTTTTACAAGAATCAACTCACAAAGCCTGTAAGTAGAATCCCATCCACCCGTCCATAAAAGATGGACATCTTCTTTTTTATTTTCCGTAACCATTCAAAAAAAATATTATAATTAATCGCATAGAATATAACCTTGCTCTTAAAACTCAATAAACCACTTTTTCTCAAAAAAAACCGCATCAGCATCGATCATCCAATTTTAAATCACAGAATTTAGCGAATCAAAATTTGCCATTCCCACTTATTGACATAGAAGTCTACTTCTTAGAAACTACGTGAGCCATAAGCAGCGGAGCTTCTATTTTGGAGTTTTTATTTGCTTATCCTCAAAACTCTCAAAACCAGGCCGCCCCATAGATATGACAAAATAAAAGTATCTAATAACCATATACAATAAACGAAAAATAGTGTACCTTGTAAAAGCAAACCGCTGAACCCTTCAGCAACGTACCAAAATATAGCTATCTGCACCCTTATGATCAGGATTCTCTGTTTGCATGTTGCTG
This portion of the Chlorobaculum parvum NCIB 8327 genome encodes:
- a CDS encoding glycosyltransferase family 9 protein; its protein translation is MKRENKLKLRQGFARLLQAVSRRKVGRFDGDVRSIAILLPERYGDCILLTKLFAEIRAALPEATIHLIAFRKVSAVFFESDPNVASIFNVKSGFFTWIRYVMNHRFDVLFNPKDSMSISFLLQSLFLRARLKVAHRHDYHERLYDRLIDKDYYDHVTERHSGLFDILGVTVPGRESIRPYVPPLPVSQSLSDFARSIAGKGYIGLNLSSASRLKYWPKENWAEFVRNYPEERFVVFASAKDHEDKLFLERELDNVLPLPPTATLGEVDLVMQELKLLVSPDTSLVHMAACHDLPVVALYRNRRNDWTRFAPLSTNHEIVVSLSDLVGDIGVDAVQQAFRKVYARLEPTNGSIGSR
- a CDS encoding glycosyltransferase family 9 protein; this encodes MLAQEKLGDCVLLTPLIRNLRKRHPDLEIHIIAFSQASAAFFKNDPAVTAIHLAKKNPLQHLKGVRSARFDLLFNTKDHPSTHFLLQSVLIPARFKVGHANPFHKGLYDRLIDMDFHSHMALKNCSLLTVLGIDASTEDCRPSLPAMPVSNEILQLLRQLDGLRPIGVNISAGQPNRYWTEEKWKTLIGSFPDERFVVLSAPDDTDAKQRLEKSCPNAITTPPTRNLYEASCIVAALRLLVTPDTSMVHVASGAGIPIVGLYREAPQDISRFGPYAVPYKLIISDTGQVSDIEPDTVATAMHMLL
- a CDS encoding ATP-grasp fold amidoligase family protein — protein: MYYNTFFIKEFFRSANWLIFSARENATKHKKEKKRFLLKTGYHLDLDNPQSLNQKIVWKKLHDRNPLLTITADKYKVRKYVRLVLGDEVANEILVPLLYVGKNPQTIPFEKLPDTYIIKTNHASKTNIFVEPKNPAKKEQIIKRINQWMAKPYGLFAYEWAYQNIPRLFIIEKFLQDGNGASLKDYKFMMINGKCELIQVYSGRENELICSFYNAKWQYQKIQWKNKYGPIIEKPAVLEKMITIAEKLSSPFDFVRVDLYEISNRIYFGELTHYPASGRLEISPKNIDFLLGSKWSQKKNYWKDRKNPSISIYNTLKKNAPSKSELPLHHADKKTAIVNQ